In one Desulfoferula mesophila genomic region, the following are encoded:
- a CDS encoding TRAP transporter large permease, with protein sequence METWLLTLIVFSALVVLLAIGIPIAFAMLAIAAVGIYFTWGPQGLLVLFNTAYAEGTSYLLLAVPLFIFMANILKFSGLADKLYEVVYRWMGGLRGGLAMGTVVICAIFAAMAGISSVATISMGLIALPSMLQRNYNKVMAVGCINAGGALGILIPPSILMILYGNMAEVSIGRLFAGGMLPGILLAIIFVVYIGVRCFFQKNLGPAITEKYNWRDKFRSLKGVVFPIGLVVLVLGVIYTGVATPTEAAGVGAGGAVLTALIHRQLTWARMWQALKDTLRLTVMVFWIIIGAVSFTTFLAYAGIQDMLQEAIMAMEINRWIILIAIQLIFFVLGMFLDPAGIILLTTPIFVPIINQLGFDPLWFGILFIINMEMAYITPPFGFNLFILKSVVPPQISMADIYRSVGPFVLLQAICLAMVMIWPEIATWLPSIMVTK encoded by the coding sequence ATGGAAACCTGGCTCCTCACGCTCATCGTCTTTTCTGCCCTGGTGGTTTTGCTGGCCATCGGCATTCCCATCGCCTTTGCCATGCTGGCCATCGCGGCGGTAGGCATCTACTTCACCTGGGGGCCCCAGGGCCTGCTGGTGCTTTTCAACACCGCCTACGCCGAGGGCACCAGTTATCTGCTGCTGGCGGTTCCGCTGTTCATTTTCATGGCCAACATCCTCAAGTTCTCCGGCCTGGCCGATAAGCTCTACGAGGTGGTCTATCGCTGGATGGGCGGCCTCAGGGGCGGCCTGGCCATGGGCACGGTGGTGATCTGCGCCATCTTCGCGGCCATGGCCGGCATCTCCAGCGTGGCCACCATCTCCATGGGCCTCATCGCCCTGCCCTCCATGTTGCAGCGCAACTACAACAAGGTGATGGCCGTGGGTTGCATCAACGCGGGCGGCGCCTTGGGTATTTTGATCCCGCCCTCCATCCTGATGATCCTCTACGGCAACATGGCCGAGGTGAGCATCGGCCGCCTCTTTGCCGGAGGCATGTTGCCCGGCATCTTGCTGGCCATCATCTTCGTGGTCTACATCGGGGTGCGCTGCTTTTTCCAGAAGAACCTGGGCCCGGCCATCACCGAAAAATACAACTGGCGCGATAAGTTCCGCTCCCTAAAGGGCGTGGTTTTCCCCATCGGCCTGGTGGTGCTGGTGCTGGGGGTCATCTACACCGGCGTGGCCACGCCGACCGAGGCGGCGGGAGTGGGCGCCGGCGGCGCGGTGCTCACCGCGCTGATCCATCGCCAGCTCACCTGGGCCCGCATGTGGCAGGCCCTCAAAGACACTCTGCGCCTAACGGTAATGGTGTTCTGGATCATCATCGGCGCGGTGAGCTTTACCACCTTTTTGGCCTACGCCGGCATTCAGGACATGCTACAAGAGGCCATCATGGCTATGGAGATAAACCGCTGGATCATCCTCATCGCCATCCAGCTCATTTTCTTCGTGCTGGGCATGTTCCTGGACCCGGCGGGCATCATCCTGCTGACCACCCCCATCTTCGTGCCCATCATCAATCAACTGGGTTTCGATCCCCTGTGGTTCGGAATCTTGTTCATCATCAACATGGAGATGGCCTACATCACGCCGCCCTTCGGCTTCAACCTGTTCATCCTCAAGAGCGTGGTGCCGCCGCAGATCAGCATGGCCGACATTTACCGGTCGGTGGGCCCCTTCGTGCTCTTGCAGGCCATCTGCCTGGCCATGGTCATGATCTGGCCGGAGATAGCCACTTGGCTGCCCTCGATCATGGTCACCAAGTGA
- a CDS encoding TRAP transporter small permease subunit, producing the protein MQGFARVIRSLNQVMGFIAAPLIGVVAAIVLYEVIVRYFFHAPTSWAQEVCEYLLCALVMFGSGYTLSHYGHTRVDILYSHMSDRTRAKVEILVGLLLILATSPIIWLGSKVAIEAFVVGDTSSSAAALPLGPAKATVPLGAIFLLLQGLSNAVENLDFLITGREPHQG; encoded by the coding sequence ATGCAAGGCTTCGCTCGGGTCATCCGTTCCCTGAACCAGGTAATGGGCTTTATAGCGGCCCCACTCATCGGGGTGGTGGCCGCCATCGTGCTTTATGAGGTCATCGTCCGCTACTTCTTCCACGCCCCCACCTCCTGGGCCCAGGAGGTGTGCGAATACCTGCTTTGCGCCTTGGTGATGTTCGGTAGCGGCTACACCCTCAGCCACTATGGGCACACCAGGGTGGACATCCTCTATTCCCACATGAGCGATCGCACCCGGGCCAAGGTGGAGATCTTGGTGGGGCTTCTGTTGATTCTGGCCACCTCGCCCATCATCTGGCTGGGCTCCAAGGTGGCCATCGAGGCCTTCGTGGTGGGCGACACCTCCAGCTCGGCGGCGGCCCTGCCCTTGGGCCCGGCCAAGGCCACCGTGCCCCTGGGGGCCATCTTCCTGCTGCTGCAGGGCCTGTCCAACGCCGTCGAGAACCTCGATTTTCTAATCACCGGACGCGAACCACACCAGGGCTAA
- a CDS encoding TRAP transporter substrate-binding protein yields the protein MARRFLALFIGALMVLGLSGLAQAKTLKFQCVYPETAYVGQTTTFFAEQVSKMTNGKLKIKVFWPGQLVKSREALESLKSGMIDGYSGSFLYFTGVFPEVNVQWLPFNWSSPAEAKDILVNKGYHKVFAEAMSKHGVTFLGSISVATMGLMTKFPVHKLADLQGKKIRAFGLEALIVEALGAAAAAIPGAEQYMALQRGTVDGTDYPWYTLKKYKLYEVLNYVSDPAFHTPGVVELAINTKVFESLPKDQQEAVRKAAVMAQDRSFDMSPKWDQEAIDFAATKDVKIIKLSKEELGIWIQKLMPLYEQTASKSPYCRKLVDIIKANLKAKGVKF from the coding sequence ATGGCCCGTAGATTTTTGGCACTGTTCATCGGAGCGTTGATGGTGCTGGGTTTGAGCGGTCTGGCCCAGGCCAAGACGCTGAAGTTCCAGTGTGTGTATCCGGAAACCGCTTACGTGGGACAGACCACCACCTTCTTCGCCGAGCAGGTCAGCAAAATGACCAACGGCAAACTCAAGATCAAGGTGTTCTGGCCCGGCCAGCTGGTCAAATCCCGCGAGGCCCTGGAGTCGCTCAAGAGCGGCATGATCGACGGCTACTCCGGTTCCTTCCTCTACTTCACCGGCGTATTCCCCGAGGTCAACGTGCAGTGGCTGCCTTTCAACTGGTCCAGCCCGGCCGAGGCCAAGGACATCCTGGTGAACAAGGGCTATCACAAGGTCTTCGCCGAGGCCATGTCCAAGCACGGGGTGACCTTCCTGGGTTCCATCTCCGTGGCCACCATGGGCCTGATGACCAAGTTCCCGGTGCACAAACTGGCTGACCTCCAGGGCAAGAAGATCCGCGCTTTCGGTCTGGAGGCCCTGATCGTCGAGGCCCTGGGCGCTGCCGCCGCGGCCATTCCCGGCGCCGAGCAGTACATGGCCCTGCAGCGGGGCACCGTGGACGGCACCGACTATCCTTGGTACACCCTGAAGAAGTACAAGCTCTACGAGGTGCTCAACTACGTGAGCGACCCCGCCTTCCACACCCCCGGCGTGGTGGAACTGGCCATCAACACCAAGGTGTTCGAGTCCTTGCCCAAGGACCAGCAGGAAGCCGTGCGCAAGGCCGCCGTTATGGCCCAGGACCGCAGCTTCGACATGAGCCCCAAGTGGGACCAGGAAGCCATCGACTTCGCGGCCACTAAAGACGTGAAGATCATCAAGCTGTCCAAGGAAGAGTTGGGCATCTGGATTCAGAAGCTCATGCCCCTGTATGAGCAGACCGCCAGCAAGTCACCCTACTGCCGCAAGCTGGTGGACATCATCAAGGCCAACCTTAAGGCCAAGGGCGTCAAGTTCTAG
- a CDS encoding long-chain-fatty-acid--CoA ligase: MNIAKLLTDTAARVPGHVAVDFNGQTMTYGEFDQKTDALAWGLKQKGLEPGQVCVLMMPNSLDWVICYYALAKLGAVVLPVNFLYRTQELKHIFSDSGARAFIGHGQYLEYAGAVLAGMPQIDIRCATGPAAQGYTPLNEVPREQGPYPVHPAQDDDTWAIIYTSGTTGLAKGAMLTHRNLSSNATTIADMRQTDPKVTSLGMLPLFHIYGQTSSLNASVYLGITLRLWEHFEPDETYAAIEEMDDTILIAVPTIFNRLAEMAVKRPLKRSSLHYCISGGASLPVEVIKRFEAGYSTTIYEGYGLTECSPVCVENPYGKATKPGSIGLPIPGFQAKVVGEMDQEVPQGQVGELIVKGPGVMKGYLNQPQATADTLRGGWLHTGDLARKDADDYIYIVDRKKEMIIRGGYNVYPREIEEVLYQHPAVLEAAVVGQAHPDLGEEVAAMVVLREGAAATPDDIRAFVKERVAPYKYPRIVRITDELPKTHTGKVLKRSIRLD; this comes from the coding sequence TTGAATATAGCCAAGCTGCTGACCGACACCGCCGCACGAGTCCCCGGCCACGTCGCCGTGGACTTCAACGGCCAAACCATGACCTACGGGGAATTCGACCAAAAAACCGACGCCCTGGCCTGGGGCCTGAAGCAAAAGGGGCTGGAGCCGGGCCAGGTCTGCGTGCTCATGATGCCCAACTCTTTGGACTGGGTTATCTGCTACTACGCCCTGGCCAAATTGGGCGCCGTGGTTTTGCCGGTGAATTTCCTCTACCGCACCCAGGAACTCAAGCACATATTCAGCGACTCCGGGGCTCGGGCCTTTATCGGCCACGGCCAATATCTGGAGTACGCCGGAGCGGTGCTGGCGGGGATGCCCCAGATAGACATCCGCTGCGCCACCGGACCGGCCGCCCAGGGCTATACGCCCCTGAATGAGGTGCCCCGGGAGCAAGGCCCCTACCCCGTGCACCCGGCCCAGGACGACGACACCTGGGCCATCATCTACACCTCGGGCACCACCGGCCTGGCCAAGGGGGCCATGCTCACCCACCGCAACCTGTCCAGCAACGCCACCACCATCGCGGACATGCGCCAAACCGATCCCAAGGTGACCAGCCTGGGCATGCTGCCCCTTTTCCACATCTATGGCCAGACCTCCAGCCTCAATGCCTCGGTGTATTTGGGCATCACCCTGCGCCTGTGGGAGCACTTCGAGCCGGATGAGACCTACGCGGCCATAGAGGAGATGGACGACACCATCCTCATCGCGGTGCCCACCATCTTCAACCGCCTGGCCGAGATGGCCGTCAAGCGGCCCCTCAAGCGCTCCTCCCTGCACTATTGCATCAGTGGCGGAGCCTCGTTGCCCGTGGAGGTGATCAAGCGTTTCGAGGCGGGCTACAGCACCACCATCTACGAGGGCTACGGCCTCACCGAATGCTCGCCGGTGTGCGTGGAGAATCCCTATGGCAAGGCCACCAAGCCCGGCTCCATCGGCCTACCCATCCCCGGCTTCCAGGCCAAGGTGGTGGGCGAGATGGACCAGGAGGTCCCCCAGGGCCAGGTGGGCGAGCTGATCGTCAAGGGGCCGGGCGTGATGAAGGGCTACCTCAACCAGCCCCAGGCCACGGCGGACACCCTGCGCGGCGGCTGGCTGCACACCGGTGATCTGGCCCGCAAGGACGCCGACGATTACATCTACATCGTGGACCGCAAAAAGGAGATGATAATCCGGGGCGGCTACAACGTGTACCCCCGGGAGATCGAAGAGGTGCTCTACCAGCACCCGGCGGTGTTGGAGGCGGCGGTGGTGGGTCAGGCCCACCCGGACCTAGGCGAGGAGGTGGCGGCCATGGTGGTGCTGCGCGAGGGAGCGGCGGCCACCCCCGATGATATTCGGGCCTTTGTGAAGGAGCGGGTAGCGCCCTACAAATACCCCCGCATCGTGCGCATCACCGACGAGCTGCCCAAGACCCACACCGGCAAGGTGCTCAAGCGTTCCATCAGGCTCGACTGA
- a CDS encoding acetyl-CoA C-acetyltransferase, which translates to MPEPVIISAARTPVGRFGGTLKAVTDDDLGALVVKEAVKRAGVEPGQVEEVCLAQQYRTGALPPNVARPIAVHAGIPIPVPEYTVSHACGGSLKTVFLAAQAIKAGDAGLMVAGGVEHMSNAAYLVPSNRWGSRLGHAKMIDQLVLYDPLSNNTMGETAENVAEQYRINREDQDAFALSSQQKTKRALEAGVFTDEIVPVPIPQRKGDPVMFAIDEHPRPQTTADDLAKLRPVFKKDGSVTAGNSSGMNDGASAVVVASRERAQELGLKPLVAILGYATVGVDPSIMGIGPIDATRQVLKKTGLALSDIDIVELNEAFASQSLACIRELGLDPDKVNVNGGAIALGHPISATGGVILTKLIYEMKRSGKELGLATMCVGGGMGVALLVKNLA; encoded by the coding sequence ATGCCGGAACCTGTTATCATTTCCGCCGCCCGCACCCCGGTGGGGCGCTTCGGCGGCACCCTGAAGGCGGTCACCGACGACGACCTGGGCGCCCTGGTCGTCAAGGAGGCGGTCAAGCGGGCGGGCGTTGAGCCCGGCCAGGTGGAAGAAGTCTGCCTGGCTCAGCAGTACCGCACCGGAGCCCTGCCCCCCAACGTCGCCCGGCCCATCGCGGTGCACGCCGGCATCCCCATACCGGTGCCCGAGTACACGGTGTCCCACGCCTGCGGCGGCTCGCTCAAGACGGTGTTTTTGGCCGCCCAGGCCATCAAGGCCGGCGACGCGGGCCTCATGGTGGCCGGAGGGGTGGAACACATGTCCAACGCGGCCTACCTGGTGCCCAGCAACCGCTGGGGCTCGCGCCTGGGTCACGCCAAGATGATCGACCAGTTGGTGCTCTACGATCCCCTGAGCAACAACACCATGGGCGAGACCGCCGAAAACGTGGCCGAGCAATACCGGATCAACCGCGAAGACCAGGACGCCTTCGCCCTGTCCAGCCAGCAGAAGACCAAGCGCGCTTTAGAAGCGGGCGTGTTCACCGACGAGATCGTGCCGGTGCCCATACCTCAACGCAAGGGCGATCCCGTCATGTTCGCCATTGACGAACACCCCCGGCCCCAGACCACGGCCGATGACCTGGCCAAGCTCAGGCCGGTGTTCAAAAAGGACGGCTCGGTCACGGCCGGCAACTCCAGCGGCATGAACGACGGCGCCTCCGCCGTGGTGGTGGCCTCGCGAGAGCGAGCCCAAGAGTTGGGCTTGAAACCCCTGGTGGCCATCCTGGGCTACGCCACGGTGGGGGTCGATCCTTCCATCATGGGCATCGGCCCCATCGACGCCACCCGCCAGGTGCTCAAGAAAACCGGCCTGGCCCTGAGCGACATCGACATTGTCGAGTTGAACGAGGCTTTTGCCAGCCAGTCGCTGGCCTGCATCCGCGAGCTGGGCCTGGACCCGGACAAGGTCAACGTCAACGGCGGGGCCATCGCCCTGGGCCACCCCATCAGCGCCACCGGCGGGGTGATCCTGACCAAGCTCATCTACGAAATGAAACGCTCCGGCAAGGAACTGGGTCTGGCCACCATGTGCGTGGGTGGAGGCATGGGGGTGGCTTTGTTGGTGAAAAATCTGGCCTGA
- a CDS encoding 3-hydroxyacyl-CoA dehydrogenase family protein — MAVQKIFIVGSGLMGSGIAQVCAQAGLQATLSDVSQEQLDKAVKNIAWSAGKLIEKGKVPGTLDEVMGRISTSVDLAPAAEADLVMEVVFENLEVKREVYAKLNPVLSPDSLVASNTSAIPISELASHVDNPERFLGIHFFSPVPMMQAVEVIRGTMTSDAAFAAGREFVLSIKKEPIMVNRDVAGFVINRINFPSTMEAMRLVEQGVASVEDIDKGLRLASGRKMGIFETGDMVGLDVTYGALMAMYQETREEKWYPPFLLRRKVKAGQLGRKTGVGWYRYDDKGNRLGPTD; from the coding sequence ATGGCGGTGCAAAAGATCTTCATCGTGGGCTCGGGCCTCATGGGCAGCGGCATCGCCCAGGTGTGCGCCCAGGCCGGCCTGCAGGCCACCTTGAGCGACGTGAGCCAGGAGCAGCTGGACAAGGCCGTCAAGAACATCGCCTGGTCGGCGGGCAAGCTCATCGAAAAGGGCAAGGTGCCGGGCACCCTGGACGAGGTCATGGGCCGCATCTCCACCTCGGTGGACCTGGCCCCGGCCGCCGAGGCCGACCTGGTCATGGAGGTGGTGTTCGAGAACCTAGAGGTGAAAAGAGAGGTCTACGCCAAGCTCAACCCGGTGCTGAGCCCGGATAGTTTGGTGGCCAGCAACACCAGCGCCATTCCCATCAGCGAGCTGGCCTCCCACGTGGACAACCCCGAGCGCTTCCTGGGCATCCACTTCTTCTCCCCGGTGCCCATGATGCAGGCGGTTGAGGTGATCCGGGGCACCATGACCAGCGATGCCGCCTTTGCCGCGGGCCGCGAGTTCGTGCTGTCGATCAAAAAAGAGCCCATCATGGTCAACCGCGACGTGGCCGGGTTCGTCATCAACCGCATCAACTTCCCCTCCACCATGGAGGCCATGCGCCTGGTGGAGCAGGGGGTGGCCTCGGTGGAGGACATCGACAAGGGCCTGCGCCTGGCCTCGGGCCGCAAGATGGGCATCTTCGAGACCGGCGACATGGTGGGCCTGGACGTCACCTACGGGGCGCTCATGGCCATGTACCAGGAAACCCGCGAGGAAAAATGGTACCCGCCCTTTTTGCTGCGCCGCAAGGTGAAGGCCGGCCAGTTGGGCCGCAAGACCGGCGTGGGCTGGTACCGCTATGACGACAAGGGCAACCGCCTGGGCCCCACCGACTAA
- a CDS encoding acyl-CoA dehydrogenase family protein, protein MDFEIPENLRLMVDTVHRFVKKDLEPISQQVDDEDRIPEEIVQTMRELGLFGLATSEKYGGLEVGCLGECLVYEELSQVNACFRTRIGTNNGIGSQGIAIDGTEEQREKYLPKMASGEWIGCFALTEPEAGSDASNVQTTAVLEGDTWVLNGRKHFITNGDIADCSTVFALTDRAKKARGGITAFVVEKTDPGFFVGTIERKMGMRGSHTCELIFDNCRIPKDRVIGGDAMIGQGFKTAMKTLDKGRLTMGASALGSAQKLLDLSVDYAQQRVQFGKPIAEFQAIQFMLAEMATQIYAARQMLYHAAWLRDTRGTSVIKEASMVKLFCTQMANRVADMAVQIHGGMGYMKDFPVERFYRDLRLTRIYEGTDEIQKVVIARNLLKGGK, encoded by the coding sequence GTGGACTTTGAAATACCTGAAAACCTACGCCTCATGGTCGACACCGTGCACCGGTTCGTCAAAAAAGACTTGGAGCCCATCAGCCAGCAGGTGGATGACGAGGACCGCATCCCCGAGGAAATAGTGCAAACCATGCGCGAGCTGGGTCTGTTCGGCCTGGCCACCTCCGAAAAGTACGGCGGCTTGGAGGTCGGCTGCCTGGGCGAGTGCCTGGTCTATGAGGAGCTCTCCCAGGTCAACGCCTGCTTCCGCACCCGCATCGGCACCAACAACGGCATCGGCTCCCAGGGCATCGCCATCGACGGCACCGAGGAGCAGCGGGAGAAATACCTGCCCAAGATGGCCTCGGGCGAGTGGATCGGCTGCTTCGCGCTTACCGAGCCCGAGGCCGGCTCCGACGCCTCCAACGTGCAGACCACCGCCGTGTTGGAAGGCGACACCTGGGTGCTCAACGGCCGCAAGCACTTCATCACCAACGGCGACATCGCCGACTGCTCCACGGTCTTCGCCCTAACCGACCGCGCCAAAAAGGCCCGGGGCGGCATCACCGCTTTCGTGGTGGAAAAGACCGACCCCGGCTTCTTCGTGGGCACCATCGAGCGCAAGATGGGCATGCGCGGCTCCCACACCTGCGAATTGATCTTCGATAACTGCCGCATCCCCAAGGACCGGGTCATCGGCGGCGATGCCATGATCGGTCAGGGCTTCAAGACCGCCATGAAAACCCTGGACAAGGGCCGCCTGACCATGGGCGCCTCGGCCCTGGGCTCGGCCCAGAAGCTGCTTGACCTATCAGTAGACTACGCCCAGCAGCGGGTGCAGTTCGGCAAGCCCATCGCCGAGTTCCAGGCCATCCAGTTCATGCTGGCCGAGATGGCCACCCAGATCTACGCCGCCCGCCAGATGCTCTATCACGCCGCCTGGCTGCGCGACACCCGGGGCACCTCGGTGATCAAAGAAGCCTCCATGGTCAAGCTGTTCTGCACCCAGATGGCCAACCGGGTGGCCGACATGGCCGTGCAGATCCACGGCGGCATGGGCTACATGAAGGACTTCCCGGTGGAGCGCTTCTACCGCGACCTCAGGCTGACCCGCATCTACGAGGGCACCGACGAAATCCAAAAGGTGGTCATCGCCCGCAACCTGCTCAAGGGGGGCAAGTAG
- a CDS encoding sigma-54 interaction domain-containing protein, producing the protein MVKLAKNPIPHELLCALLESPHESIILVDKEGIVRYISHAAAKFYQVDDQDIVGSHIHKLNPQSRLPEVIKTGRAEAGSVLRMKGKERIIARIPLRDAEGNVVGAFAKLVFWHMKRAKELVRQTEVLEERLTYYEKELQNLYSSRYDLQLVVGESPPIQDARRVATQAAQSDLSLLITGETGTGKDLFAHSVHRMSSRHDKPFVKVNCGAIPQELFESELFGYEAGAFTGASQKGKPGKFELADGGTIFLDEIGEMPLAMQVKLLRVIQEQEVERLGATKPLKLDFRVIAATNRNLKVMLKGGTFRQDLYYRLNIFHLHTPPLREIRRDIPRMAYQILSSLRTGKRVLPAKISPEVMQLLMSYDWPGNVRELRNILERAAAVAGGEALQEEHLPPDFLENLSHAFRGSGAPPNLKRARELAEKEAIKQALEYTGGNRTQAAELLGIHRTGVHQKMKKYGLE; encoded by the coding sequence ATGGTCAAGCTGGCCAAAAACCCCATTCCCCATGAACTCCTCTGCGCCCTGCTGGAGTCGCCCCACGAGTCCATCATCCTGGTGGACAAGGAAGGCATCGTGCGCTACATCAGCCACGCCGCCGCCAAGTTCTATCAGGTGGACGACCAGGACATAGTGGGCAGCCACATCCACAAGCTCAACCCCCAGAGCAGGCTGCCCGAAGTCATAAAAACCGGCCGGGCCGAGGCGGGTTCGGTGTTGCGCATGAAGGGCAAGGAGCGCATCATCGCCCGCATCCCTCTGCGCGACGCCGAGGGCAACGTGGTGGGCGCCTTTGCCAAGCTGGTGTTTTGGCACATGAAGCGGGCCAAGGAATTGGTGCGCCAGACCGAAGTGTTGGAAGAGCGCCTCACCTACTACGAAAAGGAGTTGCAAAACCTCTATTCCAGCCGCTACGACCTGCAACTGGTGGTGGGCGAGTCGCCGCCCATTCAGGACGCCCGGCGGGTGGCCACCCAAGCGGCCCAATCGGACCTGAGTCTGCTCATCACCGGGGAGACCGGCACGGGCAAGGACCTTTTCGCCCACTCGGTTCACCGCATGAGTTCCCGCCACGACAAGCCTTTCGTCAAGGTGAACTGCGGGGCCATCCCCCAGGAGCTATTCGAATCGGAGCTTTTCGGCTATGAGGCCGGGGCCTTCACCGGGGCCAGCCAAAAAGGCAAGCCAGGCAAGTTCGAGCTGGCCGACGGGGGCACCATCTTTCTGGATGAAATCGGCGAGATGCCCCTGGCCATGCAGGTCAAGCTGCTCAGGGTCATCCAGGAGCAGGAGGTGGAGCGCCTGGGGGCAACCAAGCCGCTGAAGCTGGATTTCCGGGTGATCGCGGCCACCAACCGTAACCTCAAGGTCATGCTAAAGGGCGGTACCTTTCGCCAAGACCTGTACTACCGGCTCAACATATTCCATCTGCACACGCCGCCGCTTCGTGAAATCCGTCGGGATATCCCCCGCATGGCCTATCAGATTCTCTCCAGCCTGCGCACCGGCAAGCGGGTACTGCCCGCCAAGATATCTCCGGAGGTCATGCAACTGCTCATGTCCTACGACTGGCCTGGCAACGTGCGCGAGCTGCGCAACATCCTGGAGCGGGCCGCGGCGGTGGCCGGCGGAGAAGCCCTGCAAGAGGAACACCTGCCTCCCGACTTCCTGGAAAACCTGAGTCATGCTTTCCGAGGCAGCGGTGCACCGCCCAACCTCAAGCGAGCCCGGGAGCTGGCCGAAAAAGAGGCCATCAAGCAGGCCCTGGAGTATACCGGCGGCAATCGCACCCAGGCCGCCGAGCTCTTAGGCATCCACCGCACCGGGGTGCACCAAAAGATGAAAAAATACGGCCTGGAATAA
- a CDS encoding NADH:flavin oxidoreductase — protein MLFSPFTIKGLTLPNRLMRSATFEQAAQKDGEVSPRELAIYRDLALGGVGLIVSGIVNVCEAGRISPRQNSLSRDEDIPGMAGLAREVHEQGGKVAVQLFHAGREAARRHAWQGGGPAVGPSASEGEGHFPYPNRALREEEILQVAQDFATAAGRAREAGFDAVQVHAAHAYLLAQFLSPHANRREDRWGGSLENRLRLHLEVLSAIRTQVGPEFPVMFKLGVADGFPGGLSLEDGLRAAQLLALAGCDCLEISQGLRGESYAQSEFRTKVDRPGNEAYFRAWAAEVKKRVAVPVAAVGGVRTPEMAEEILARGDADLVALSRPLISEPGLPARWQKGDRRRARCVSCNKCFEQIMQGRYIACVLDRKDTNS, from the coding sequence ATGCTGTTCAGTCCATTCACCATCAAGGGCCTGACCCTGCCCAACCGCCTGATGCGCTCGGCCACCTTTGAGCAGGCAGCGCAAAAGGACGGCGAGGTCTCTCCGCGTGAGCTGGCCATTTACCGCGATTTGGCCCTGGGCGGGGTGGGCCTGATCGTCAGCGGCATCGTTAACGTCTGCGAGGCGGGGCGCATCTCGCCTAGACAGAACTCCCTGAGCCGCGACGAAGACATCCCCGGCATGGCCGGCCTAGCCCGCGAGGTGCACGAGCAGGGCGGCAAGGTGGCGGTGCAGCTTTTTCACGCCGGGCGCGAGGCGGCGCGCCGCCACGCCTGGCAAGGCGGCGGCCCGGCGGTGGGGCCCTCGGCCTCGGAGGGCGAAGGTCATTTCCCCTATCCCAACCGGGCCCTGCGCGAGGAAGAAATCCTGCAAGTGGCGCAAGACTTCGCCACGGCGGCGGGGCGGGCCCGGGAGGCCGGTTTCGACGCGGTGCAGGTGCATGCGGCCCACGCCTATCTGCTGGCCCAGTTCCTCTCTCCCCACGCCAACCGCCGAGAAGACCGCTGGGGCGGTAGCCTGGAAAACCGGCTGCGCCTGCACTTGGAGGTGCTGTCCGCCATCCGGACCCAGGTGGGGCCGGAATTCCCGGTGATGTTCAAGCTGGGCGTGGCCGACGGTTTTCCGGGCGGCCTATCCTTGGAGGACGGCCTGCGGGCGGCGCAGCTTTTGGCCCTCGCGGGCTGCGACTGCCTGGAGATTAGCCAGGGCCTGCGGGGCGAGAGCTACGCCCAGAGCGAGTTCCGCACCAAGGTGGACCGACCGGGTAATGAGGCCTATTTCCGTGCCTGGGCCGCGGAGGTCAAAAAACGGGTGGCCGTGCCGGTGGCCGCGGTGGGCGGGGTGCGCACCCCGGAGATGGCCGAGGAGATTTTGGCCCGTGGCGATGCCGACTTGGTGGCCCTCAGCCGTCCCCTTATCAGCGAGCCCGGCCTGCCCGCCCGCTGGCAAAAGGGAGACCGCCGGAGGGCCCGCTGCGTCTCCTGCAACAAGTGCTTCGAGCAGATCATGCAGGGCCGCTACATCGCCTGCGTCCTGGACCGCAAGGACACCAATTCATAG